The genomic interval TGTACTAAGGGAGATATTATCAAGAATTGGAATCATATTTGACATAAACGTCATCAAACGTGGTTTTTATCCGAATGGTCAAGGTATTGTTGACGTACAAATAGAAAAGATATCAGAGCTTCATACAATCGAGTTTTGTAATTTTAAAGACACCCAACCTAACATTATAAGCATTGCAGGTAAATTACCAAGACATGTGCCAGACAGACAGATTGGATATGCTATCACAACGTTAGAAAAAAGAGGAATAAAACCTATCAAGCATAAATCTACGATTGAAACTGCAGAAAGTCCTGGATCCTCGATTCTCGTTTATAGTACTTCGGAATCCGGTATGTACTTAGGCGCAGATTCTATTGGTGAAAAAGGCATAAAGGCTGAAACAATTGGATATAATGCCGCAACAAAATTCATATCAGATTATGAATCTCGTGTTTGTATTGATCAATTTTTGGCGGATATGTTAGTATTGCCTTTAAGCTTTGTTAAAGGAGGGTCTAAATACAAAATATCGACAGTTACAAATCATTTAACAACGAACCTGGAGTTGATAAAACGTATAAACGGTCTCGATTATAGTATAAATAAGGTTGGTGAAAAAGAATTTATAGTATCAATTACAGGCAGACCCCTTATTTAAAGAATTTTTTTGTTTCTCCTAAAGTTAACATATCTACTGGGTCAACTTTAACTACCATTGGCAAATTTGAAACTGCTTTACCGATTGCAAGACAATTTCTATGAGACAAAGTTTTGACAAGAGATTTTATAGTGGCGCTGTCAAGTAAGGAAACCTTAGAGATCTTTTCTAGATCAGCATCATTGGTGAAATTAAATAGAAAAATATTATCTACCTGTCTATATATGGTATCATTTATTGCGTCTGGTTGATTCGTAATAAAAGTTGAATATATTCCGAAATGACGCATTCGTGTTATCAAATCTTCCCAATAAGTGTCGCGAATATAAAGCTGAGCTTCTTCTGCAAAGATAAAAACTGGAGGGATCAGGGATTTTTCTAATAATTCAATTAGTTTATTCATCACTAATTCAACAATCATTC from Candidatus Nitrosocosmicus hydrocola carries:
- the rtcA gene encoding RNA 3'-terminal phosphate cyclase, encoding MILVDGSMGEGGGQILRSAITISTLIGKPVEVINIRSNRKDPGLKQQHVSTIQLISKLFDINIENVAVGAKWIKFKAHKNLEIASVNSNLVIDIGTAGSIPLLLQTIIPIISIFQKNLTLRIQGGTDVKYSPTIDYIKYVLREILSRIGIIFDINVIKRGFYPNGQGIVDVQIEKISELHTIEFCNFKDTQPNIISIAGKLPRHVPDRQIGYAITTLEKRGIKPIKHKSTIETAESPGSSILVYSTSESGMYLGADSIGEKGIKAETIGYNAATKFISDYESRVCIDQFLADMLVLPLSFVKGGSKYKISTVTNHLTTNLELIKRINGLDYSINKVGEKEFIVSITGRPLI